Proteins from a genomic interval of Kitasatospora herbaricolor:
- a CDS encoding RBBP9/YdeN family alpha/beta hydrolase: protein MAPQPAYLVLPGYQNSGPEHWQSIWEREDPAFRRVEQEDWDHPDADAWTDALQRAVTGRPGPVVLVAHSLGCTTVARWAARTASAGSSGVLGALLVAPPDVDRAEVPEIEGFRPVELRPLPFPSIVVAGSDDPWCTPERSRRFADGWGSRYVDLGPRGHVNADSGLGSWPEGRALLDLLTA, encoded by the coding sequence ATGGCACCCCAGCCCGCCTACCTCGTCCTGCCCGGGTACCAGAACTCCGGCCCCGAGCACTGGCAGAGCATCTGGGAGCGCGAGGACCCCGCCTTCCGCCGGGTGGAGCAGGAGGACTGGGACCACCCGGACGCGGACGCCTGGACCGACGCCCTGCAGCGTGCCGTGACCGGCCGGCCGGGCCCGGTGGTGCTGGTCGCCCACAGCCTCGGCTGCACCACCGTGGCGCGCTGGGCCGCCCGCACCGCGTCCGCGGGCAGCTCCGGGGTGCTGGGCGCCCTGCTGGTGGCCCCGCCCGACGTCGACCGGGCCGAGGTCCCCGAGATCGAGGGCTTCCGGCCGGTGGAGCTCCGGCCGCTGCCCTTCCCCAGCATCGTGGTCGCCGGCAGCGACGACCCCTGGTGCACCCCCGAGCGCTCGCGCCGGTTCGCGGACGGCTGGGGCTCCCGGTACGTCGACCTCGGGCCCCGCGGACACGTCAACGCCGACTCCGGACTCGGCTCCTGGCCCGAGGGCCGGGCCCTGCTCGACCTGCTGACCGCCTGA
- a CDS encoding condensation domain-containing protein gives MSTTRQLEIGLSSGRSGTGPATWGQQAIWDTVRGLGPADAPRYNVSLAAPVDPGVPLAPVLDALGQLLELHDSLHTRLSQDDDGRLRQTVDGDGRLTVHVRECADGEEVTAAGRQQLAELAGQPFDVAREWPVRVGLVESGGLVRHLAFVLSHTAADAWGLRRLATDLTAIVLGDTPQALGERFPALQPLDEAAFQAGDRGRRRDANARQHWQRKLALGPERLFPPPAPAAAGTPAALFPNAVLNSPALARAVPTVAAELRVSPSSVLLAAASAMTARLTGAPDALLQVVVNNRFLPGLAHAVSTVAAEGLFRLPDAGGEFTDVLRRTHAASIATYRSAYYDKRLLDQDIADLAARDGVAADRSCFFNDTRDLMPAEPEQGTAAGPLDRERSRTTLSWPVEFAPRANVSYALDAVQAPGALELSMTADSAVLPRPDMERFLYGMEELVVAAALATGAG, from the coding sequence GTGAGCACGACTCGACAGCTGGAGATCGGACTCTCGTCCGGCCGCTCCGGCACCGGCCCGGCCACCTGGGGCCAGCAGGCGATCTGGGACACCGTACGGGGCCTCGGGCCCGCCGACGCGCCCAGGTACAACGTCTCCCTGGCCGCCCCGGTGGACCCGGGCGTACCCCTGGCCCCCGTGCTCGACGCCCTCGGGCAACTGCTCGAACTGCACGACTCCCTGCACACCCGGCTGAGCCAGGACGACGACGGGCGGCTGCGGCAGACCGTCGACGGGGACGGCCGCCTCACCGTCCACGTCCGGGAGTGCGCCGACGGCGAGGAGGTGACCGCCGCCGGCCGGCAGCAGCTCGCCGAGCTGGCGGGGCAGCCCTTCGACGTCGCCCGGGAGTGGCCGGTCCGGGTCGGACTGGTCGAATCCGGCGGCCTGGTCAGGCACTTGGCCTTCGTGCTGTCCCACACCGCGGCCGACGCCTGGGGTCTGCGCCGACTGGCGACCGACCTCACCGCGATCGTGCTCGGCGACACCCCGCAGGCGCTGGGCGAACGGTTCCCGGCCCTCCAGCCGCTCGACGAGGCCGCCTTCCAGGCCGGTGACCGGGGCCGGCGCCGCGACGCCAACGCCCGGCAGCACTGGCAGCGCAAGCTGGCCCTCGGCCCCGAGCGGCTCTTCCCGCCGCCCGCGCCCGCGGCGGCCGGCACCCCCGCGGCGCTCTTCCCCAACGCGGTGCTCAACTCCCCGGCCCTGGCCCGAGCGGTCCCGACGGTCGCGGCCGAGCTCCGGGTGAGTCCCTCCTCCGTCCTGCTCGCCGCCGCCTCGGCGATGACGGCCCGGCTCACCGGTGCGCCGGACGCACTGCTCCAGGTCGTGGTCAACAACCGCTTCCTGCCCGGCCTCGCGCACGCCGTGAGCACCGTGGCCGCCGAGGGGCTGTTCCGACTGCCGGACGCCGGCGGCGAGTTCACCGACGTGCTGCGCCGCACCCACGCCGCCTCGATCGCGACCTACCGCAGCGCCTACTACGACAAGCGTCTGCTGGACCAGGACATCGCCGACCTCGCGGCGCGGGACGGCGTGGCGGCCGACCGCTCGTGCTTCTTCAACGACACCCGCGACCTGATGCCGGCGGAGCCGGAGCAGGGGACGGCCGCCGGGCCGCTGGACCGGGAGAGGTCACGCACCACACTGAGCTGGCCGGTCGAGTTCGCGCCGCGCGCCAACGTCAGCTACGCCCTGGACGCCGTCCAGGCACCGGGCGCACTGGAGCTCTCGATGACCGCCGACAGCGCCGTCCTCCCTCGCCCCGACATGGAGCGATTCCTCTACGGCATGGAGGAGTTGGTGGTCGCGGCGGCCCTCGCGACCGGAGCCGGCTGA
- a CDS encoding TetR/AcrR family transcriptional regulator yields the protein MAMQTQQSQRRRQVLSRERIVEAAVELLDAAGQDALTVRAVTERLSTGAGAIYHHVGNMGELLTAATESVLVGALAARPEPAEAPTAVPAAAEEIRGVALALYDAVCEHPWLATQFAVQLTRSPWGAVTPRVFESIGGHVRTLGVPRRDWFAATSTLVHYILGATAQNAQAPGDAGRGTGSTAEPDRAAYLDVASRAWQALDPHEYPFIHDIAEQMREHDDREQFLAGIDLVLAGIAATRPAADPGHHPQAG from the coding sequence ATGGCCATGCAGACACAGCAGTCACAAAGGCGCAGGCAGGTGCTCTCCCGCGAGCGCATCGTCGAAGCAGCCGTCGAGCTGCTGGACGCGGCCGGGCAGGACGCCCTGACGGTCCGGGCGGTGACCGAGCGCCTCTCCACCGGGGCCGGAGCGATCTACCACCATGTGGGCAACATGGGTGAACTGCTGACCGCCGCGACCGAGAGCGTCCTCGTCGGCGCCCTGGCCGCGCGCCCCGAACCCGCCGAAGCCCCTACGGCCGTCCCGGCAGCCGCGGAGGAGATCCGTGGTGTCGCACTGGCCCTGTACGACGCGGTCTGCGAGCACCCGTGGCTGGCGACCCAGTTCGCCGTGCAGCTCACCCGCAGCCCCTGGGGGGCGGTGACACCGCGGGTCTTCGAGAGCATCGGCGGACACGTGCGCACGCTGGGCGTACCCCGACGCGACTGGTTCGCCGCCACCTCGACACTGGTCCACTACATCCTCGGCGCCACCGCCCAGAACGCCCAGGCCCCCGGCGACGCCGGCCGGGGCACCGGCTCCACGGCCGAGCCGGACCGTGCCGCCTACCTCGACGTCGCCTCCCGGGCCTGGCAGGCCCTGGACCCTCACGAGTACCCGTTCATCCACGACATCGCCGAGCAGATGCGCGAACACGACGACCGGGAGCAGTTCCTCGCCGGCATCGACCTCGTCCTCGCCGGCATCGCCGCCACCCGCCCGGCCGCAGACCCCGGCCACCACCCCCAGGCCGGATGA
- a CDS encoding glycerophosphodiester phosphodiesterase, with protein sequence MTDRPINGTGSHGDRTDGTAGSGGGTAGASRRGFLRAAGAVGLGTVAVGTAGAGEAAAAPADSSGEESGRAPGTTPPVRTGTGLDRLPHPLVIGHRGASGYRPEHTLGSYELALQLGADVIEQDLVPTKDGQLVVRHENNIAETTDVADHPEFAARRATRTIDGQSLTGWFTEDFTLAELRTLRAKERLPQQRQRNTLYDGRWPVPTFRDVIDFAEKRSRTLGRDVWLYVETKHPSYFRSIGLPLEERLAAELRRAGLAGRRGRAILQSFEPSSLQRLAQLVENPRVQLLGDAASRPYDFVLAGDTRKVADLVTPAGLKWIASFAHGIGPTTQLIAPVDATGKLQPPTTLVPDAHRAGLVLHPYTVRNENGFLPVDHRRGTDPAAYGDALSWSRYLYEQGVDGFFTDQSDTAVLARADFWASRGVR encoded by the coding sequence ATGACGGACCGCCCGATCAACGGCACCGGCAGTCACGGCGACCGGACCGACGGAACGGCGGGGAGCGGCGGCGGGACGGCGGGCGCCTCCCGCCGCGGGTTCCTCCGGGCCGCCGGCGCGGTCGGGCTCGGCACCGTCGCGGTGGGCACCGCCGGCGCCGGCGAGGCCGCCGCGGCACCCGCCGACTCCTCCGGGGAGGAGAGCGGGCGGGCCCCCGGCACCACCCCGCCGGTCCGCACCGGCACCGGCCTCGACCGGCTCCCGCACCCGCTGGTGATCGGCCACCGCGGGGCCAGCGGCTACCGCCCCGAGCACACCCTCGGCTCGTACGAACTCGCCCTGCAGCTCGGCGCCGACGTGATCGAGCAGGATCTGGTCCCCACCAAGGACGGCCAGCTCGTCGTCCGGCACGAGAACAACATCGCGGAGACCACCGACGTCGCGGACCACCCGGAGTTCGCGGCCCGCAGGGCCACGAGGACCATCGACGGCCAGAGCCTGACCGGCTGGTTCACGGAGGACTTCACCCTCGCCGAACTGCGCACCCTGCGGGCCAAGGAGCGGCTGCCGCAGCAGCGCCAGCGCAACACGCTGTACGACGGCCGGTGGCCGGTCCCGACCTTCCGCGACGTGATCGACTTCGCCGAGAAGCGCTCGCGCACCCTGGGGCGGGACGTCTGGCTGTACGTGGAGACCAAGCACCCCAGCTACTTCCGCTCGATCGGCCTCCCGCTGGAGGAGCGGCTCGCCGCCGAGCTGCGCCGCGCCGGGCTGGCAGGCCGGCGCGGCCGGGCGATCCTGCAGTCCTTCGAGCCGAGCAGCCTGCAGCGCCTGGCCCAGCTGGTGGAGAACCCGCGGGTGCAGCTGCTGGGCGACGCCGCCTCCCGGCCGTACGACTTCGTGCTCGCCGGGGACACCCGCAAGGTGGCCGACCTGGTCACCCCCGCCGGTCTGAAGTGGATCGCCTCGTTCGCGCACGGCATCGGCCCGACCACCCAGCTGATCGCCCCGGTGGACGCCACCGGCAAGCTGCAGCCGCCGACCACCCTGGTGCCCGACGCCCACCGGGCGGGCCTGGTGCTGCACCCCTACACCGTGCGCAACGAGAACGGCTTCCTGCCCGTGGACCACCGGCGCGGCACCGACCCGGCCGCGTACGGGGACGCCCTCAGCTGGTCCAGGTACCTGTACGAGCAGGGCGTGGACGGGTTCTTCACCGACCAGAGCGACACCGCGGTGCTCGCCCGGGCCGACTTCTGGGCCTCGCGCGGCGTGCGCTGA